Proteins encoded within one genomic window of Pectobacterium araliae:
- a CDS encoding MFS transporter, producing MDESMYRQHTRSVVHLALLINMLSLGSLMMVMPLGPDFISALSMDAKNIGYISGGATFASAIVGFLAAPYLDRFNRKHALLVLLTLRFALTAACMFATSQTHLLLLFILAGCVAGPASGVLMAAVVDIVPANERGKQLAYVGMSFSLAAIVIMPLSLELAHRINWQAPFYTFGLGGLLLVLLVLWLFPSMPPTRRTQQGLSPGTASVSVLNDLLASPIFLLGLTVISLQMFGHFLLIPHFSNYFQFNLTFPRDDISLLYLCGGLASMVTMQLCGNLLDRGYASQTIVVTTLLLAVVILCGFVLPFSLSLYLVFTLFMALSAARSSSTLAITAGIPLPHQRAAFMSYQGTAANVASGLASVASAAYLSTSAEGKIDGFSQLAVASTVFALVAMLLTMRLIPQLAERSRKMAAHQTVQVTEQ from the coding sequence ATGGATGAAAGCATGTACCGCCAGCACACCCGATCCGTTGTGCATCTGGCGTTGCTAATCAACATGCTTTCTCTCGGTAGCCTGATGATGGTGATGCCACTAGGCCCCGATTTCATCAGCGCGCTATCGATGGATGCCAAGAACATCGGCTATATTAGCGGCGGCGCAACGTTTGCCTCCGCCATCGTCGGCTTCCTCGCCGCGCCTTATCTGGATAGATTTAACCGTAAACACGCCCTGCTCGTTCTGCTGACGTTGCGCTTCGCCCTGACGGCTGCCTGCATGTTTGCCACCAGCCAAACCCATCTTTTGCTGCTGTTTATTCTGGCAGGCTGTGTTGCTGGCCCGGCATCTGGCGTCTTGATGGCGGCGGTTGTTGATATCGTGCCGGCCAACGAGCGTGGAAAGCAGTTGGCCTATGTCGGCATGAGCTTTTCGCTCGCGGCGATTGTCATCATGCCGCTGTCACTGGAGTTGGCTCACCGTATTAACTGGCAAGCACCGTTTTATACGTTCGGCCTCGGTGGTCTGCTGTTGGTATTGCTGGTACTGTGGCTGTTTCCTTCTATGCCACCGACACGCCGGACTCAACAAGGTCTTTCTCCTGGTACCGCGTCCGTTTCCGTATTAAACGACCTGCTGGCATCCCCCATTTTCCTATTGGGGCTGACGGTGATTTCGCTACAAATGTTCGGACATTTCCTGCTGATCCCTCATTTCTCCAACTATTTTCAGTTCAATCTGACTTTCCCACGGGATGATATTTCCCTGCTCTATCTCTGTGGCGGGCTGGCAAGCATGGTGACCATGCAATTGTGCGGCAACCTGTTGGATCGAGGATATGCCAGCCAGACGATCGTAGTCACAACGCTGCTGCTGGCCGTTGTGATTCTCTGCGGTTTCGTTTTGCCTTTTTCACTTTCCCTGTATCTGGTGTTCACTCTGTTCATGGCGCTCAGCGCCGCCCGCTCCAGCAGCACGCTGGCAATTACCGCCGGTATTCCGCTGCCGCATCAGCGCGCCGCGTTCATGTCCTATCAGGGAACCGCAGCCAACGTTGCGTCAGGGTTGGCCAGCGTTGCCTCAGCCGCTTATCTGAGCACCTCCGCCGAGGGGAAAATTGACGGATTCTCACAGCTTGCCGTGGCCAGCACCGTATTTGCGCTGGTCGCTATGCTGCTGACCATGCGCTTGATTCCGCAGTTGGCTGAGCGCAGCCGAAAGATGGCCGCACACCAAACGGTACAGGTTACAGAGCAATAA
- a CDS encoding TonB-dependent receptor domain-containing protein, whose translation MQLKPDSRFSHHHFPHSKVYHALLVTGLLALPALAQAENAADEKIVVTATQTKHTTLSAPASVSVITRAELEKMSVNNVSDAIKKLPSININPSTSYGRNEIKIRGMRADYTLLLVNGRRINTQESLATDMGNDFDLSSIPMSAIERIEVIRGPMSSLYGADALGGVVNVILRQPGENVTGELGYNFQAPTEGSGGDHNRLNGYVSGPLVENTLLGSLIVDGGKRDAWRTEQSKNRNSDALEKRDNYSVLGNLTWLIDSQQSLDFDATYTKDDRFVDWNNSGATAHNTQKLDRLGLGLTHNGSWDNFDTRLRYYYENIDLMDNSELNKGIADITQNNQTVDGQISGYLGDHLLTGGGEYRITSLEHSMNLKNGKVDVNQSALFLQDEFKIADLALTFGGRVDHHEVYGTEFSPRAYATYSLTDNWVIKGGVNKAFKAPTLAQFTTGYTKAACRGQCYIVGNPDLKAETSISYELGTAYEAEHFGTGITLFNNDIKDMIQTNAVTRTYENVSKARVQGIETSFWVDVIEDLNWTTNWTVVDAEDRTTRKRLKQTPKNTVNTQLNWQALDNLSTYVSYQYTSNQFLRDKEAYKTRGFNTVDIGATYTPVKNVDLKLGVTNLTNEKRDYVATDIDYFLSGRTVYGGVSYKF comes from the coding sequence ATGCAGCTAAAACCGGACAGTCGTTTTTCACATCATCATTTTCCACACAGCAAGGTGTATCACGCCCTGCTGGTGACCGGATTATTGGCACTACCTGCACTCGCTCAGGCAGAAAACGCGGCAGATGAAAAAATCGTCGTGACAGCAACACAGACGAAACACACCACGCTGAGTGCTCCCGCCAGCGTCTCTGTCATCACCCGCGCCGAGCTGGAAAAGATGTCAGTGAATAACGTTTCCGACGCCATCAAAAAGCTGCCGAGCATTAATATTAACCCTTCTACCAGCTATGGCCGTAACGAGATCAAAATCCGTGGTATGCGGGCAGACTACACGCTGCTACTGGTGAATGGTCGACGTATCAACACCCAAGAATCACTCGCAACTGATATGGGGAATGATTTCGATCTGAGCTCCATTCCTATGTCGGCGATTGAACGTATCGAAGTCATTCGCGGCCCAATGTCTTCCTTGTACGGTGCCGACGCGCTGGGCGGTGTGGTAAACGTGATTCTGCGCCAGCCGGGTGAGAACGTTACCGGTGAACTCGGCTATAACTTTCAGGCACCGACCGAAGGTTCCGGCGGTGACCATAATCGTCTGAATGGCTACGTCAGTGGACCATTGGTGGAAAATACGCTGCTGGGCAGCTTGATTGTGGATGGTGGCAAACGTGACGCCTGGCGTACCGAGCAATCCAAGAATCGCAACTCAGATGCCTTGGAAAAACGCGATAACTACAGCGTACTAGGCAACCTGACGTGGTTGATCGATTCTCAGCAGAGCCTGGATTTTGATGCGACTTATACCAAAGATGACCGCTTCGTCGATTGGAATAACTCTGGCGCAACAGCTCACAACACACAAAAACTTGATCGCCTCGGTCTGGGACTCACGCATAACGGTAGCTGGGATAATTTCGATACGCGGCTGCGCTACTACTACGAAAATATCGATTTAATGGATAATTCTGAGCTTAATAAAGGCATTGCCGATATCACTCAGAATAATCAGACGGTTGACGGGCAAATATCTGGCTATCTGGGCGATCACCTGCTGACCGGCGGCGGCGAATACCGCATCACATCGCTGGAACACAGCATGAACCTGAAAAATGGCAAAGTGGACGTCAACCAGAGCGCACTCTTCCTGCAAGATGAATTCAAGATTGCGGATTTAGCCCTCACCTTTGGCGGTCGTGTTGACCATCATGAAGTCTACGGCACCGAGTTCAGCCCACGCGCCTACGCCACTTATAGTCTAACCGACAACTGGGTGATCAAAGGTGGCGTCAATAAGGCGTTTAAAGCCCCAACTCTCGCTCAATTTACCACGGGCTATACAAAAGCAGCATGCCGCGGCCAATGCTACATCGTCGGTAACCCTGATCTGAAGGCTGAAACATCCATCAGCTATGAATTGGGTACCGCCTACGAAGCCGAGCACTTCGGTACGGGCATCACCCTGTTTAACAATGACATCAAGGATATGATTCAAACCAATGCAGTGACACGAACCTATGAAAACGTGAGTAAAGCACGGGTGCAGGGAATCGAGACTTCATTCTGGGTCGATGTAATAGAGGATCTAAACTGGACCACCAACTGGACTGTGGTTGATGCTGAAGACCGCACCACCAGAAAGCGCCTGAAGCAAACGCCGAAAAATACGGTTAACACGCAGTTGAACTGGCAGGCACTGGATAACCTCTCGACCTATGTGTCCTATCAGTACACCAGTAACCAATTTTTACGCGATAAAGAAGCGTATAAAACACGCGGCTTCAATACCGTAGATATCGGTGCCACCTATACGCCGGTTAAAAACGTGGACCTGAAACTGGGCGTCACTAACCTGACCAACGAAAAGCGGGACTACGTTGCTACCGATATCGACTACTTCCTGTCTGGGCGTACGGTGTACGGTGGCGTGAGCTATAAGTTCTAA
- a CDS encoding 4'-phosphopantetheinyl transferase family protein, producing the protein MLSAFIDDVEWISFPRATDGAAYPGITARCHFHLSAYDDALFAEANIPFSDALERAVPKRRAEFLAGRYLARHVLNKLSHPDFVLHSGEDRSPQWPENIAGSLSHNKDSVLCAAHLRSDALSCVGVDIEGFMSDERAQSLWPGIIGDEEFQWFQERDEAFSCLLTISFSAKESLFKALYPQVRHYFDFLDARLVALDITKREFELELLTDLTPTFYAGRRFKGAYLLREYDVTTFLCC; encoded by the coding sequence ATGCTTTCTGCTTTTATTGATGATGTTGAATGGATTTCTTTTCCACGGGCAACGGACGGTGCCGCCTACCCAGGTATTACTGCACGCTGCCATTTCCATTTGTCTGCCTACGACGACGCGCTTTTTGCCGAGGCGAACATTCCTTTTTCCGACGCGCTAGAGCGCGCCGTACCGAAACGACGGGCTGAATTTTTGGCTGGACGTTATCTTGCCAGACATGTGTTGAATAAGTTGAGCCACCCCGATTTTGTTCTGCATAGCGGGGAAGATCGCTCGCCGCAATGGCCGGAAAACATCGCCGGTTCGCTGAGCCATAACAAAGACAGCGTACTCTGCGCCGCCCATTTACGTAGCGATGCGCTATCGTGCGTGGGTGTGGATATCGAAGGATTTATGTCCGACGAGCGTGCGCAGTCGCTGTGGCCCGGCATCATTGGCGATGAAGAGTTCCAGTGGTTTCAGGAGCGAGATGAGGCATTTAGCTGCTTGCTGACGATCAGCTTCTCGGCGAAAGAGAGTCTGTTCAAGGCGCTTTACCCGCAGGTCCGGCACTATTTCGATTTTCTGGATGCCCGGCTGGTGGCGCTGGATATCACCAAACGCGAATTCGAGCTGGAACTGCTGACCGATCTGACGCCAACGTTTTATGCCGGACGCCGTTTTAAAGGTGCGTATCTGTTAAGAGAGTACGACGTCACCACCTTTCTCTGCTGCTAA